The genomic DNA ACCCGCGACGACTTCGCCGCACTGTCCGACCTCACCCCGGCGCAGCCGAACCGGAGGGCCGAACGCATCGACGTCCTTCACGACTTCGTGCTGCCCGACCAGGGTGCGGCCACGCAGGTCTGGGCCGCGGTGAGTCCCGAGTTGGCCGGCGTGGGCTCGGTGTACCTGGCGGACTGCCGAATCCGGCCCGAGGTCGCGTCATACGCCGTCGACCCGCACCGCGCCGCCCAGTTGTGGGAGCTCTCGGAATCCCTGTGCAGCTGACCGGTTTTACCGCGTCATCGGTAAAGTCGGTGGCCATGGATCGAACGCAACGGCGCAAACAGGAAGTGCGCGAACGCATACTGCAGGCCGCGTTCGATCTTTTCCTGTCCCAAGGCGTTGACGCGACCAAGATCGAAGACATCTGCGCGCGTGCCGACGTCGCGAACCGGACCTTCTTCAACCACTTCGCCACCCGCCAGGACATGCTGGCGGCCCTGGCCGAGCAGCGGTTGCTCAACCTTCAGGAGGTGCTGCGCGACCGGTCGGGGGAGCCGGTGCCGGCGCGGCTCATCGGGCTGTTCGACGACATCGCAAAAACGCTCACAGAATCCGGCGACACCTACCGCGAGCTGATCGGGGCGATGTTCGCCACCACCGGGCTGCGGCTACCGCGTGGCTACGGCCTGCATCAGACGTTCGTCGAGCTGGTCGAGGACGGCATCGCGAGGGGCGAGGTCACGCGCAAACATGATCCGCGCACACTCGCCGACATCATCGTCGGTGCGCTGGTCGGTGGGGTGGTCAGCTGGACCACCGAGCAGAGCTATTCACTCGACACCGGCATGCACGACCTGGCCGGTGCGCTGGTGGACTTATTGCAGGCGGATTGACGGCACCCAGACGGGTCAGTCGACCCCCAACATCACCTCGGTGGACTTGACGAGCACGGTCGTCGGGGTGCCGGGCTGCAGCCCGAGCTCCTCGACCGCCTCCTTCGTGATGGAGGCCGTGACGATCTGCTCACCGCCGTCGAGCTTGACCTTGACGGTCGCCATGACCGCGCCGATCGACACCTCGGTGACCTTCCCAGTGAGCTGGTTGCGGGTGGATAGACGCATCGCGAGCCTCCGTCGATCAGTGGGTTTGGATCGACGTTAGTCGCTCATGGCCGGGGGTAGCATCCGTTACACAACTCAAAACGTCGATGACGCATTGTGGGAGAACCTCCGATTCCGGAGGTGCCGTAGGTGCAAATCCTCTCCGGGAAACTCTCAGGCCCAATACCGCAGTGCCGAGGCAACTCTGGAGAACAGCGTGCGTATCCGTCGCGCTTACCGAAGGGGAAAAGGCGCCATGCGCCGAAGCTCTCAGGTTTCAGGACAGAGCGGGGAGGTGTCACCAGACGACGCATCGCGTCACCGCGATGCGCGAAATTGGAGTCATCTCATGGCGGTCAGTGTGTTCGATCTGTTCTCGATCGGGATCGGTCCCTCGAGTTCACACACGGTTGGCCCGATGCGGGCGGCCGGCATGTTCGTCGACGAACTCGTCGGTCGCGGCGTGGTTGACCACGTCGCCGAGGTCAAGGTGGACCTGTTCGGTTCGCTGGCGGCGACGGGTGCCGGTCACGGCACGATGCCGGCCATTCTGCTGGGTCTGGAGGGCTACCGGCCCGAAACGGTCGAGACCGACGAGATGGAACGACGACTTGCGACCGTTCGCAGCCAGGGCAAGATCTCGTTGGCCGGCCGGAGCATCATCGCGCTGACCGAATCCGACATGCATCTGCAACCGGACCGTCGGCTCACCCAGCACCCGAACGCCATGACATTGACGGCATTCTCGTCCGGTGGTGACACGGTCCACCTCGAGACGTACTTCTCGGTCGGCGGCGGTTTCGTCGTCACCGAATCCGAGCCGGACCAGCGTGAGACGGGACGAGGCGCCGACGGGTCCTTCCGCACAGCCGCCGAGTTACTCGCCCTGACCGAGCGCGACGGACTGTCGGTGAGCCAGGTGATGATGCGCCACGAATGCGTGTCCCGTAGCGAAGTCGAGGTGCGGGACCGTCTCCTGCGCATCCGTGACGTCATGGTCTCGTGTCAGGCCCACGGGATGTCCCGGGATGGCTACCTGCCGGGCAACCTGAAGGTCCGCCGTCGGGCCAAGGACTGGTACGTCCGGCTCAATGCCGAAGACCCACAGCGTGATCCGTCCTTCGCCGAGGACTGGGTGAACCTGGTCGCGCTCGCGGTCAATGAGGAGAACGCATCGGGCGGCCGGATCGTGACCGCGCCCACCAACGGTGCGGCCGGGATCGTCCCGGCGGTCCTGCACTATGCGTTGCGTTACACCTCGGCCGGAATTGCGGATCCGGACGACACGACCGTCCGCTTCCTGCTCACCGCCGGTGCCATCGGTTCGCTGTACAAGGAGCGGGCCTCGATTTCGGGCGCCGAAGTCGGGTGTCAGGGTGAGGTCGGATCCGCAGCGTCGATGGCTGCCGGAGGCCTCGCCGAAATCCTGGGCGGCACACCGCAA from Mycobacterium sp. DL440 includes the following:
- a CDS encoding TetR/AcrR family transcriptional regulator — translated: MDRTQRRKQEVRERILQAAFDLFLSQGVDATKIEDICARADVANRTFFNHFATRQDMLAALAEQRLLNLQEVLRDRSGEPVPARLIGLFDDIAKTLTESGDTYRELIGAMFATTGLRLPRGYGLHQTFVELVEDGIARGEVTRKHDPRTLADIIVGALVGGVVSWTTEQSYSLDTGMHDLAGALVDLLQAD
- a CDS encoding molybdopterin-binding protein, encoding MRLSTRNQLTGKVTEVSIGAVMATVKVKLDGGEQIVTASITKEAVEELGLQPGTPTTVLVKSTEVMLGVD
- a CDS encoding L-serine ammonia-lyase — its product is MAVSVFDLFSIGIGPSSSHTVGPMRAAGMFVDELVGRGVVDHVAEVKVDLFGSLAATGAGHGTMPAILLGLEGYRPETVETDEMERRLATVRSQGKISLAGRSIIALTESDMHLQPDRRLTQHPNAMTLTAFSSGGDTVHLETYFSVGGGFVVTESEPDQRETGRGADGSFRTAAELLALTERDGLSVSQVMMRHECVSRSEVEVRDRLLRIRDVMVSCQAHGMSRDGYLPGNLKVRRRAKDWYVRLNAEDPQRDPSFAEDWVNLVALAVNEENASGGRIVTAPTNGAAGIVPAVLHYALRYTSAGIADPDDTTVRFLLTAGAIGSLYKERASISGAEVGCQGEVGSAASMAAGGLAEILGGTPQQVENAAEIAMEHSLGLTCDPIGGLVQIPCIERNAISAGKAINAARMALRGDGTHRVSLDQVIETMRATGMDMSAKYKETSMGGLAVNVSVNVVEC